One Burkholderia sp. PAMC 26561 genomic window carries:
- a CDS encoding undecaprenyl-diphosphate phosphatase: MTLWFLIFLSVLQGVTELFPVSSLGHTLLVPGLIGMHIDKHAPQLLPFLVALHLGTALALLWYFRKRWVALVIGFVGSLRGRKNADGHMMWALIIGTIPTGIVGLLLEKRLEALFHDLRIVAVALMVNGVLLWVGDRLTRSRSARAPEDLTFKQAFLVGLAQIGALIPGFSRSGLTIIAGVGAGLSAEKAAEFSFLLGTPIIFAAGVLELPKLFHAPDQLADAILGGVLTGIAAYLSVRFLMRYFEGKGRLAAFGVYCLIAGAFCLGWFMLHPQPV, from the coding sequence GTGACTTTGTGGTTTCTGATTTTCCTGAGCGTGCTGCAGGGCGTGACCGAGTTGTTTCCGGTCAGCAGTCTTGGCCATACCCTTCTCGTGCCTGGTTTGATCGGCATGCATATCGACAAACATGCGCCACAGCTGCTGCCGTTTCTTGTCGCGCTTCACCTTGGCACCGCGCTCGCGTTGCTGTGGTATTTCCGCAAGCGCTGGGTGGCGCTGGTGATCGGGTTCGTGGGGTCCTTGCGTGGCCGCAAGAATGCCGATGGCCACATGATGTGGGCGCTGATCATCGGCACGATTCCGACGGGTATTGTCGGCTTGTTGCTCGAGAAGCGGCTCGAGGCGCTTTTCCACGACCTGCGGATCGTCGCGGTCGCACTCATGGTCAACGGCGTATTGCTGTGGGTAGGTGACCGGTTGACGCGTTCCCGCTCCGCCCGCGCGCCAGAGGATCTCACGTTCAAGCAGGCGTTCCTGGTCGGCCTGGCGCAGATCGGCGCGCTGATTCCCGGCTTCTCGCGCAGCGGCCTGACGATCATTGCGGGCGTGGGCGCAGGATTGAGCGCCGAGAAAGCCGCCGAGTTTTCGTTTCTGCTCGGCACGCCGATCATCTTCGCGGCCGGCGTACTCGAACTGCCCAAGCTCTTCCATGCGCCCGATCAACTCGCCGATGCCATCCTCGGCGGCGTGCTGACGGGCATCGCCGCATATCTGAGCGTGCGTTTCCTGATGCGTTATTTCGAAGGAAAAGGGCGGCTCGCGGCATTCGG
- a CDS encoding aldose epimerase family protein, producing MSSLPEILEIKRDDAALEIAPHAGARLMTWRVGGEPVIFWPAAPDWSNFVKIRGGNPLLFPFLGRHFVDGEIGKWRDPDGVVHDLPMHGFARNLPFEHRVDADGHGVRMTLVDNDFTRQGYPFAFRFEAAYRLVDGVTLDVELTTSNPGEVPLPYYSGHHFYFALPHDQRGISSIELPRTETRRQLDDGSISEAEAGKALYSIDDPSILDRFHCFNGPSDQPVRLVTPGLKRAVNFDLQRPDSVPWYAVTTWTEAPASDFYCVEPWVGLPDAIHNGHGLRWLAPGKTETAALRLTISPAS from the coding sequence ATGTCATCACTACCCGAGATCCTGGAAATCAAACGCGATGACGCCGCCCTCGAAATTGCCCCCCACGCCGGCGCGCGCCTGATGACCTGGCGCGTCGGCGGCGAACCGGTCATCTTCTGGCCCGCCGCGCCTGACTGGTCCAACTTCGTCAAGATTCGCGGCGGCAATCCGCTGCTGTTCCCGTTTCTCGGCCGTCATTTCGTCGATGGCGAAATTGGCAAGTGGCGCGACCCGGACGGCGTCGTGCACGACCTCCCCATGCATGGCTTCGCGCGCAACCTGCCGTTCGAGCACAGGGTGGACGCGGACGGTCACGGTGTACGCATGACGCTCGTCGACAACGATTTCACGCGTCAGGGTTATCCGTTTGCTTTCCGTTTCGAGGCGGCGTACCGGCTCGTGGATGGCGTCACGCTCGATGTGGAATTGACGACCTCGAATCCGGGCGAAGTGCCACTGCCCTATTATTCCGGCCACCATTTCTACTTCGCGCTGCCGCACGATCAACGCGGCATCAGCAGCATCGAACTGCCGCGTACGGAAACGCGCCGGCAACTCGATGACGGCTCGATAAGCGAAGCGGAAGCCGGCAAGGCGCTCTATTCCATCGATGACCCGAGCATCCTCGACCGTTTTCATTGTTTCAACGGCCCGTCCGATCAACCCGTGCGGCTGGTTACGCCCGGTCTGAAACGCGCGGTGAACTTCGATCTGCAACGGCCTGACTCGGTGCCCTGGTATGCGGTCACGACCTGGACCGAAGCACCGGCGTCGGATTTTTATTGCGTCGAGCCATGGGTCGGTCTGCCCGATGCCATTCACAACGGTCACGGATTGCGTTGGCTTGCGCCCGGGAAAACGGAAACGGCAGCACTCAGGCTGACCATTTCACCGGCGTCGTAA
- a CDS encoding peptidoglycan DD-metalloendopeptidase family protein, with translation MVQIIRRLTCATLVAVLAACGSAPVGPGFYRVERGDTVSKIARANRTTAQNIARWNNLADPNAIEVDQVLRVAPPTGTALASAPSSTAPARTGGTSSAETAPAVSGGAIRPATSISLIWPVQGDVIRGFDGKSSKGIDIGGTPGTQIVAAAAGSVVYAGNGLRGYGNLLIVKHNADYLTAYAHNRALLVKEGQSVAQGQPIAEMGDSDTNRVMLHFELRYKGSSIDPSRYLPPR, from the coding sequence TTGGTACAAATAATTCGACGGCTGACCTGCGCGACCTTGGTCGCAGTGCTCGCCGCGTGTGGCTCCGCACCTGTGGGACCGGGGTTTTATCGTGTGGAACGGGGCGATACGGTGTCCAAGATCGCCCGTGCGAACAGGACAACAGCGCAAAATATCGCGCGCTGGAACAACCTTGCCGACCCGAACGCGATTGAAGTCGACCAGGTGCTGCGTGTGGCGCCCCCGACGGGGACGGCCCTTGCATCGGCGCCTTCATCGACCGCGCCGGCCCGTACAGGCGGCACGAGTTCTGCGGAAACCGCTCCCGCTGTCTCCGGCGGCGCGATCCGGCCCGCCACCAGCATTTCGCTGATCTGGCCGGTCCAAGGCGACGTCATCCGCGGTTTCGACGGCAAGAGTTCGAAAGGTATCGATATTGGCGGCACACCCGGCACGCAGATCGTCGCGGCAGCGGCCGGCTCGGTGGTGTATGCGGGAAACGGCTTGCGCGGTTACGGCAACCTGTTGATCGTGAAGCACAACGCCGATTACCTCACCGCTTACGCGCATAATCGCGCGCTGCTCGTGAAGGAAGGCCAGAGCGTCGCGCAAGGCCAGCCCATCGCGGAAATGGGCGACAGCGACACAAACCGCGTGATGCTGCACTTCGAATTGCGCTACAAGGGCAGTTCGATCGATCCGTCGCGCTACTTGCCACCTCGATGA
- a CDS encoding Fur family transcriptional regulator — protein sequence MNTPANAAQSHDHSSADALQAAVTMADDYCRERGQKLTPIRRTVLELLLTSGRATKAYTLLDEMRAMHPNASPPTVYRALDFLLSAGLIHRIESINAFTVCHDLTHCQHGVLVVCQQCGRVTELQQQKQLRQSLLSQVEASGYKLAGDDIELKGICPACQAAEDPSAHKHDHDHASH from the coding sequence ATGAACACGCCCGCCAACGCCGCCCAGTCCCACGACCACTCGTCTGCCGACGCGCTTCAGGCTGCGGTCACCATGGCCGACGACTACTGTCGCGAACGCGGTCAAAAGCTCACGCCCATCCGCCGCACAGTGCTGGAACTGCTGCTCACGTCCGGACGTGCAACGAAGGCCTACACGCTGCTCGACGAAATGCGCGCGATGCATCCCAACGCATCGCCGCCGACGGTTTATCGGGCGCTGGATTTCCTGCTGTCGGCGGGACTGATTCATCGGATCGAATCAATCAACGCGTTCACGGTCTGCCACGACCTGACGCATTGCCAGCATGGCGTGCTGGTGGTTTGCCAGCAATGTGGGCGGGTGACCGAATTGCAGCAGCAAAAGCAGTTGCGCCAGAGCTTGTTATCGCAGGTCGAGGCGAGCGGATACAAACTGGCGGGTGACGATATCGAACTCAAGGGCATTTGCCCGGCATGCCAGGCGGCTGAGGACCCGAGCGCTCACAAGCATGACCACGATCACGCGTCGCATTGA
- a CDS encoding type II toxin-antitoxin system death-on-curing family toxin, which translates to MNAEAIARGHAFSDANKRTALVSALAYLLLQGYIVKRSAALEDIMVDVAQGKLNYVDLANIFSTLAVPNPFDPKASAE; encoded by the coding sequence TTGAATGCCGAGGCCATAGCGCGTGGTCACGCGTTTTCCGACGCAAACAAGAGGACCGCGCTGGTTTCCGCATTGGCGTATCTGCTTTTGCAAGGGTATATAGTCAAGCGCAGTGCGGCACTCGAGGACATCATGGTCGACGTGGCGCAGGGAAAGCTTAACTACGTTGATCTCGCCAACATTTTCTCCACGCTTGCTGTGCCGAATCCCTTTGATCCAAAGGCGAGTGCAGAGTAG
- the sixA gene encoding phosphohistidine phosphatase SixA — MNLILWRHAEAEDQAASDLARQLTGRGVKQAQAAAKWLKSRIDGDALFLVSPATRTIQTMETFGDRYQVAKEIAPGASAQAVLDAAQWPQGAAETVVVVGHQPTLGRVAALLLTGQEADWTMKKAGIWWFQGRSRAGDSQIVLRAVTNPDLL; from the coding sequence ATGAACCTCATTCTCTGGCGTCACGCCGAAGCGGAAGATCAGGCTGCGAGCGACCTCGCGCGCCAGTTGACCGGACGCGGCGTCAAGCAGGCACAGGCGGCCGCGAAATGGCTGAAAAGCCGTATCGATGGCGATGCGCTTTTCCTCGTCAGTCCCGCCACCCGCACCATCCAGACGATGGAAACCTTCGGCGACCGCTATCAGGTAGCGAAGGAAATCGCGCCGGGTGCGTCCGCGCAGGCTGTGCTCGATGCCGCGCAATGGCCGCAAGGCGCGGCGGAAACGGTCGTGGTCGTTGGACACCAGCCAACGCTCGGACGCGTTGCAGCCTTGCTGCTGACCGGTCAGGAAGCCGACTGGACCATGAAAAAAGCAGGTATCTGGTGGTTTCAGGGGCGATCACGCGCGGGCGACAGTCAGATCGTGTTGCGCGCCGTCACGAACCCAGACCTGCTTTAA
- a CDS encoding GNAT family N-acetyltransferase — translation MQESTTHAFVNPSNGTSGPDRLPRAAETVTAQHRLRVSWAHSEAELREAQRLRYRVFADEMGAQLKGPAGLDVDTFDAFCDHLLVRDLDTLKVVGTYRVLPPHQAARAGRLYAESEFDVSRLAHLRPKLVEVGRSCVHADYRSGAVIMSLWGGLAAYMKQNGYETMLGCASVSMADGGHYAADLFDGMEKDALTALEYRAFAHTPLPVQELRTGAKVTPPPLVKGYLRLGAKICGAPAWDPDFNTADFLTLLRVSDINERYARHFMAD, via the coding sequence ATGCAGGAATCGACGACGCACGCTTTCGTGAACCCATCGAATGGTACGAGCGGCCCGGACCGCTTGCCCCGCGCCGCCGAGACGGTGACAGCGCAGCACAGGCTGCGGGTATCCTGGGCGCATTCCGAGGCGGAACTTCGCGAGGCGCAACGCCTGCGATACCGCGTGTTCGCCGACGAAATGGGCGCCCAGTTGAAAGGTCCGGCGGGCCTCGACGTCGATACGTTCGATGCCTTCTGCGACCACTTGCTGGTCCGCGATCTGGACACGCTGAAGGTCGTGGGCACATACCGGGTCTTGCCGCCGCACCAGGCCGCGCGCGCGGGCCGGCTCTACGCCGAAAGCGAATTCGATGTCTCGCGCCTCGCCCACCTGCGCCCGAAGCTCGTCGAAGTCGGCCGCTCGTGTGTCCACGCGGATTATCGAAGCGGCGCGGTCATCATGTCCTTGTGGGGCGGCCTCGCCGCATACATGAAGCAGAACGGCTACGAGACCATGCTGGGTTGCGCGAGTGTATCGATGGCCGATGGTGGCCACTACGCCGCCGATCTCTTCGATGGCATGGAGAAGGACGCGTTGACGGCGCTCGAGTACCGGGCGTTCGCGCACACACCGCTGCCGGTGCAGGAATTGCGCACGGGCGCGAAAGTCACGCCGCCGCCGCTCGTCAAAGGTTATCTGCGCTTGGGAGCCAAGATTTGCGGCGCACCGGCGTGGGACCCGGATTTCAACACGGCTGATTTCCTGACGTTGCTGCGCGTATCCGATATCAACGAACGGTACGCGCGGCACTTCATGGCTGACTGA
- the ppx gene encoding exopolyphosphatase: MVNSPHLLAAVDLGSNSFRLIVGRVEETPSGSPIYQVDALREPVRLAAGLSRDKFLDRASQLRGWDALKRFGERLRDFHPDHVRAVATNALRVAKNAEEFLAEAQNALGFPIEVIAGREEARLIYAGAAHSVPASAGKRLVVDIGGGSTEFIIGSHYTPIHMESLYIGCVSHSRQFFAAGNVDEYSMRQAELAAKREIEIISSEYKQTGWDQAIGSSGTARALAELIEANGFNDPGITHGISRGGLERLKKALIKAENVNRLKLIALKADRIPVLAGGLSIMLGVFEELGIDYVDTTDGALRLGVLYDLLGRTQHQDMRTVTVEGFKRRYSVDGAQSERIAKLAISFYEQLEEGASSVDAERRIENRMFLGWAAALHEIGLSISHSAYHKHSAYIASHADMPGFSRTDQARLAGLVLGHVGKLGKLSHARDVDWTLLFCLRLAALLCRRRADVGLPAIEVTATNAGFDVKLPNDWVSLNPLTDYSLVQEAAEWEKIGKPYRVVYTGV, encoded by the coding sequence ATGGTCAATTCACCTCATCTTTTGGCAGCCGTAGATCTCGGATCGAACAGCTTCAGGCTGATCGTCGGACGCGTTGAAGAGACGCCGTCAGGAAGCCCGATCTATCAGGTCGATGCGCTGCGCGAACCCGTGCGGCTTGCGGCGGGACTGTCACGCGACAAATTCCTCGATCGCGCCTCGCAGTTGCGCGGCTGGGACGCGCTGAAGCGTTTCGGTGAGCGGCTGCGCGACTTCCACCCCGATCACGTGCGCGCGGTCGCGACCAACGCGCTGCGCGTGGCGAAGAACGCCGAGGAGTTTCTTGCCGAGGCGCAGAACGCACTTGGGTTTCCCATCGAAGTGATTGCGGGGCGCGAGGAAGCGCGCCTGATCTACGCTGGCGCCGCGCACTCCGTGCCCGCGAGCGCCGGCAAACGGCTGGTGGTGGACATTGGCGGCGGATCGACGGAATTCATCATCGGCTCGCATTACACGCCCATTCACATGGAAAGCCTTTATATAGGTTGTGTGAGCCATAGCCGGCAATTCTTTGCCGCCGGCAATGTGGATGAATACTCCATGCGCCAGGCCGAACTGGCTGCCAAGCGCGAGATCGAGATCATTTCCAGCGAATACAAACAGACCGGCTGGGACCAGGCGATCGGATCATCGGGCACGGCGCGCGCGCTCGCCGAGTTGATCGAAGCGAACGGTTTCAACGACCCCGGCATCACGCACGGCATTTCGCGCGGCGGCCTGGAACGGCTGAAAAAAGCGTTGATCAAGGCCGAGAACGTGAACCGGCTGAAGCTGATCGCACTGAAGGCCGACCGTATTCCGGTGCTGGCCGGTGGCTTGTCGATCATGCTGGGCGTCTTCGAGGAACTGGGTATCGATTATGTCGATACCACCGACGGCGCGTTGCGTCTCGGCGTGCTTTACGACCTGCTTGGCCGCACGCAGCATCAGGACATGCGTACCGTGACGGTGGAAGGATTCAAGCGCCGTTATTCGGTCGATGGCGCGCAATCGGAGCGGATCGCGAAGCTCGCCATCAGCTTCTACGAGCAGCTCGAAGAAGGCGCGTCTTCCGTCGATGCCGAGCGCCGTATCGAGAACAGGATGTTCCTTGGATGGGCTGCGGCGCTGCATGAAATCGGCCTTTCCATCTCGCACAGCGCGTACCACAAGCATTCGGCGTATATCGCAAGTCACGCCGACATGCCGGGCTTTTCGCGCACCGATCAGGCGCGCCTTGCCGGTCTCGTGCTGGGGCATGTGGGCAAGCTTGGCAAGCTTTCCCACGCGCGTGATGTCGACTGGACGCTGCTGTTCTGCCTGCGGCTCGCGGCGCTGCTGTGCAGACGGCGGGCCGATGTCGGCTTGCCGGCCATCGAGGTGACGGCGACAAACGCCGGGTTCGACGTAAAGCTGCCCAACGACTGGGTGTCGCTGAATCCGCTGACCGACTACAGCCTCGTGCAGGAAGCGGCCGAGTGGGAGAAGATCGGCAAGCCGTATCGGGTGGTTTATACGGGCGTTTGA
- the ppk1 gene encoding polyphosphate kinase 1, translating into MSNRYPLLNRELGILGFNERVLSQAADTSVPLLERLRFICITSSNLDEFFEVRMAGMQEQMRDNPGSLSPDGMSLQHVYDLVVERAHRLVHQQYAMLQDIVYPALESEGIYFHGVESWTEAQTDWARDYFHNELLPVLTPIGLDPAHPFPRVLNKSLNFVIELEGKDAFGRQAVMGIVQAPRALPRLVRMPEALSGYPHGFVLLSSLMQCFVDQLFPHLVVLSCNQFRITRNSELFVDEDEITNLRVALQGELPARHLGNAVRLEVSAETPPHMIRRLLDESELNDRDCYRVDGPVNLVRLMQLPEMVDRPDLKFVPHIPAVPSVIANASNMFDVIDKGDVLLHHPYESFQPVLELLLQAAKDPQVVAIKQTIYRTGTDSPLMDALMQAARNGKEVTVVVELLARFDEETNINWASQLEAVGAHVVYGVVGHKCHAKMMLIVRRVSQGGKMMLRRYAHLGTGNYHPRTARLYTDFGMMTANQEVCEDVHHVFQQLTGIGGELRLHQLWQAPFTLHPNLMEAIRFEAQNARAGKKARIVAKMNALLEPTVIGALYEASQAGVKIDLIVRGVCALKPGVEDLSENITVRSIVGRFLEHHRIFYFYAGGEEKVYLSSADWMDRNFFRRVEVAFPVIDRRLKRRVIAEGLSAFLGDNQSAWLMQSDGHYRRRRPGKAMRNAQLGLLTKFCS; encoded by the coding sequence ATGTCCAACCGCTATCCCCTTCTGAACCGCGAACTGGGCATTCTGGGCTTCAACGAACGCGTATTGTCGCAAGCCGCCGATACCTCCGTCCCGCTGCTCGAACGACTCCGCTTCATCTGCATCACCAGCAGCAATCTCGATGAATTTTTCGAAGTCCGCATGGCCGGCATGCAGGAGCAGATGCGCGACAACCCGGGCTCGCTTTCACCCGATGGCATGTCGCTGCAGCACGTGTACGACCTAGTGGTCGAGCGCGCACACCGGCTGGTCCACCAGCAATACGCAATGCTGCAGGACATCGTCTATCCCGCGCTCGAAAGCGAAGGCATCTATTTTCATGGCGTCGAGTCATGGACCGAAGCGCAGACCGACTGGGCGCGCGACTACTTTCACAACGAATTGCTGCCCGTGCTGACGCCTATCGGGCTCGATCCCGCGCATCCGTTTCCGCGCGTGCTGAACAAGAGCCTGAACTTTGTCATCGAACTCGAGGGGAAGGACGCGTTCGGGCGGCAGGCGGTCATGGGGATCGTGCAGGCGCCGCGCGCACTGCCCCGGCTCGTGCGCATGCCTGAAGCGCTGTCGGGATATCCGCACGGGTTCGTATTGCTCAGCTCGCTGATGCAGTGCTTTGTCGACCAGTTGTTTCCGCATCTGGTCGTGCTTAGCTGCAACCAGTTCCGGATCACGCGCAACAGCGAATTGTTCGTCGATGAAGACGAAATCACGAACCTGCGCGTCGCGCTGCAAGGTGAATTGCCGGCGCGGCACCTGGGCAATGCGGTGCGCCTGGAGGTATCGGCGGAAACGCCTCCACACATGATTCGAAGGCTTCTGGATGAAAGCGAGCTGAACGACCGCGATTGTTATCGCGTGGACGGGCCGGTGAATCTCGTGCGCCTGATGCAGTTGCCCGAGATGGTCGACCGGCCCGATCTCAAGTTCGTCCCGCACATTCCGGCTGTGCCGAGCGTGATCGCGAATGCGTCCAACATGTTCGATGTCATCGATAAAGGCGACGTGCTTCTGCATCATCCGTACGAGAGCTTTCAGCCCGTGCTGGAGTTGTTGCTTCAGGCCGCCAAGGACCCGCAAGTCGTCGCGATCAAGCAGACGATCTATCGCACGGGAACGGATTCGCCGTTGATGGACGCGCTGATGCAAGCCGCGCGCAACGGCAAGGAAGTGACCGTGGTGGTGGAGCTGCTTGCACGTTTCGATGAAGAGACGAACATCAACTGGGCGTCGCAGCTCGAGGCCGTGGGCGCGCACGTGGTATATGGCGTGGTTGGCCATAAATGCCACGCGAAGATGATGCTGATCGTGCGGCGCGTGTCGCAGGGCGGCAAGATGATGCTCAGGCGTTATGCGCATCTTGGGACGGGGAATTATCATCCGCGAACGGCGCGTCTTTATACCGATTTCGGCATGATGACGGCGAATCAGGAAGTCTGCGAAGACGTGCATCATGTATTCCAGCAACTCACCGGCATCGGCGGCGAATTGCGTTTGCATCAGCTTTGGCAAGCGCCTTTCACGCTGCATCCAAATCTCATGGAAGCGATTCGCTTCGAAGCGCAAAACGCGCGCGCTGGCAAGAAGGCACGGATCGTCGCGAAGATGAACGCGCTGCTCGAGCCCACCGTGATCGGCGCATTGTATGAAGCATCGCAGGCGGGCGTGAAGATCGACCTGATCGTGCGCGGCGTGTGTGCGTTGAAACCGGGCGTAGAAGACCTGTCCGAGAACATCACCGTGCGGTCGATTGTCGGGCGTTTTCTCGAGCATCACCGCATCTTCTATTTTTATGCGGGCGGTGAAGAGAAGGTGTATCTATCGAGCGCGGACTGGATGGACCGCAACTTCTTCCGGCGCGTGGAAGTGGCTTTTCCGGTAATCGACCGGCGTTTGAAACGGCGGGTCATTGCGGAAGGTTTGTCGGCGTTTCTCGGCGATAACCAGTCCGCGTGGCTCATGCAAAGCGATGGGCACTACAGGCGGCGACGGCCGGGCAAAGCCATGCGCAACGCGCAGCTTGGGTTGCTTACGAAGTTCTGTTCCTGA
- the phoR gene encoding phosphate regulon sensor histidine kinase PhoR has protein sequence MNIIWTRSLVSLALLAILSVFVGALFGLRTALCFALVMLVLQALFTTFHTQRLWRLLDAPVYGEVPSAPGVWGEIYYRLHKLAKRWHAQVRQVEQQHSRFIQGIQASPNGVAMLDDTDQIEWCNAIAETHFGLDAKRDLRQHITHLVRQPDFVRYLASQHYEEVLIMRGMGLNRQHVLSVQIFPYGENRKLILTQDITELERTDSMRRDFVANVSHELKTPLTVLSGFLETMREIPLNESDRARYLEMMEQQSARMQNIVRDLLVLANLEGDGKPPSDDVLDMRAVLRHLEEDADNLSSGRHRITFNIDEALTVSGSETEIVSALGNLVTNAIRYTPDGGTIDVTWQRVRDRALFSVRDSGLGIPAEHIPRLTERFYRVDRSRSRDTGGTGLGLAIVKHVLQRHHADLEIKSEEGRGSTFLVKFPAARTSLRKSIAA, from the coding sequence ATGAATATCATCTGGACGCGTTCTCTCGTGTCCCTCGCGTTACTCGCGATATTGAGCGTGTTCGTTGGTGCGCTGTTTGGTTTGCGCACAGCGCTGTGTTTTGCGCTCGTCATGCTGGTCCTGCAAGCCTTGTTCACCACCTTTCATACTCAGCGCCTCTGGCGTCTGCTCGACGCGCCCGTGTACGGCGAAGTGCCGAGCGCACCGGGCGTGTGGGGCGAGATTTATTATCGGCTGCACAAGCTTGCCAAGCGCTGGCACGCGCAAGTGCGTCAGGTCGAGCAGCAGCATTCGCGGTTCATCCAGGGCATTCAGGCGTCGCCGAATGGCGTTGCGATGCTCGACGATACCGATCAGATCGAGTGGTGCAATGCCATTGCTGAAACGCATTTTGGCCTCGATGCAAAACGCGACCTGCGCCAGCATATAACCCATCTCGTGCGCCAGCCGGACTTCGTCCGGTACCTTGCCTCGCAGCATTACGAGGAAGTGCTGATCATGCGTGGAATGGGCTTGAACCGTCAGCATGTGTTGTCGGTGCAGATATTCCCTTACGGCGAGAATCGCAAGCTGATTCTTACGCAGGATATAACCGAGCTGGAGAGAACGGATTCCATGCGGCGCGATTTTGTCGCGAACGTTTCGCATGAGTTGAAGACGCCGTTGACTGTCTTGTCCGGTTTTCTTGAAACCATGCGCGAGATCCCGCTAAACGAATCGGACCGTGCACGTTATCTGGAAATGATGGAGCAGCAATCGGCGCGTATGCAGAACATCGTGCGTGATTTGCTGGTGCTGGCCAATCTCGAAGGCGATGGCAAACCTCCGAGCGACGACGTGCTCGACATGCGCGCGGTTTTGCGTCATCTGGAAGAGGACGCCGACAATTTATCGAGCGGCCGGCACCGGATCACGTTCAACATCGACGAAGCGCTCACCGTGTCCGGTTCTGAAACCGAGATCGTCAGCGCGCTCGGCAATCTGGTGACAAACGCCATTCGATACACACCCGATGGCGGCACCATCGACGTCACGTGGCAGCGCGTTCGTGACCGCGCGCTATTTTCCGTGCGGGATAGCGGGCTCGGCATTCCGGCCGAACACATTCCGCGTTTGACGGAGCGGTTTTATCGTGTGGATAGAAGCCGGTCTCGCGATACCGGCGGCACGGGTCTGGGTCTCGCTATCGTCAAGCATGTATTGCAGCGCCATCACGCGGACCTGGAAATCAAAAGCGAAGAAGGGCGCGGCAGTACATTCCTGGTCAAGTTTCCGGCGGCGCGCACTTCACTGAGGAAGTCGATCGCGGCCTGA
- the phoB gene encoding phosphate regulon transcriptional regulator PhoB: MPSSILVIEDEPAISELISVNLQHAGHCPIRAYNAEQAQNLISDVLPDLVLLDWMLPGKSGIAFARELRGNERTKHIPIIMLTARGDEQDKVLGLEIGADDYVTKPFSPKELMARIKAVLRRRAPQLTEDVVAINGLRLDPATHRVAAHSNGHPDDIKLDLGPTEFRLLHFFMTHPERVHSRTQLLDQVWGDHVFVEERTVDVHIKRLRAALKPAGCDAMIETVRGSGYRLAKSA, from the coding sequence ATGCCCAGCAGCATTCTCGTTATAGAAGACGAACCCGCGATTTCCGAATTGATTTCGGTGAATCTGCAACACGCGGGCCATTGCCCCATTCGTGCTTATAACGCGGAGCAGGCGCAAAACCTGATCAGCGACGTATTGCCGGACCTGGTGCTTCTCGACTGGATGTTGCCGGGTAAATCCGGCATCGCCTTTGCTCGGGAATTACGCGGCAACGAACGCACGAAACACATTCCGATCATCATGCTCACTGCCCGCGGCGACGAGCAGGACAAAGTGCTCGGACTTGAAATCGGCGCGGACGATTATGTGACCAAGCCGTTTTCTCCTAAAGAGCTGATGGCGCGGATCAAGGCGGTATTGCGCCGGCGCGCGCCGCAATTGACAGAAGACGTGGTGGCCATCAACGGCTTGCGTCTCGATCCGGCGACGCATCGCGTGGCGGCGCATTCCAATGGTCATCCCGACGATATCAAGCTGGATCTTGGTCCGACCGAGTTCCGTCTACTGCATTTTTTCATGACGCATCCGGAACGTGTGCATAGCCGCACGCAATTGCTAGATCAGGTCTGGGGCGATCACGTGTTCGTCGAAGAGCGGACGGTGGACGTGCATATCAAGCGTTTGCGGGCGGCTTTAAAGCCCGCCGGTTGCGATGCTATGATTGAAACGGTTCGTGGCAGTGGGTACCGGCTGGCCAAGAGCGCTTGA